A single genomic interval of Brevibacillus brevis harbors:
- a CDS encoding ABC transporter substrate-binding protein → MKIHKWKQGALSVFVATALIAGCSSQPSNQAGNDTSAKGNTLVIASLTDPDSLDMHKTSWLSMENSLIYEPLLTRDATGKLHPGLAEKYEISKDGKVWTFILRKDVRYHSGDPMTAASVKDSFDRLLAISPVKGLAGPIEKVEAADEYTLKVHFSQPFAPFVNVIVGGLVSPLDAKKAKELGDGFSDNPSATGPIIFDKRERGASLTYKKNPDYNWGPEYAANKGPLQFDSMMFRLMKDDDTRLMEFKKGTVHVLYDAPPNSVAELETLPGVNIEKVMDVGNKYIAFNNKHPLFSDVRLRKAVALSVDRDPLVQVALNGFGKPVYGPLAPTIYGYSEAIESKAKQLYTRDLGKAKQLLAEAGWTDRNGDGIVDKDGKPLSVEMLVSQEPAFQRAVQILQSQLKEAGIDMKISVQEMTTIKDRISKKSYDMALMYYGWFDADILYLIFEKSNSTSRTHYTNPELDVLLNKGRLEMNEQARLKIYEDAQEILLNDLPWVPLWVSETVVATRGVKGFTVNPYTQGITLHDVTLEK, encoded by the coding sequence ATGAAGATTCACAAGTGGAAGCAAGGGGCCTTGAGTGTATTTGTGGCAACGGCGTTGATTGCAGGCTGCTCCTCACAGCCGAGCAATCAGGCGGGGAATGACACGTCGGCCAAAGGTAACACATTAGTCATCGCTTCCTTGACGGACCCAGACTCGCTTGATATGCACAAAACGAGCTGGCTGAGCATGGAAAACAGTTTAATATACGAGCCTCTATTGACCCGTGATGCAACAGGCAAACTCCATCCGGGTTTGGCAGAGAAGTACGAAATCTCGAAGGACGGCAAGGTGTGGACATTTATCCTCCGCAAAGATGTCCGCTATCACTCTGGCGATCCAATGACGGCAGCATCCGTAAAGGATTCGTTTGACCGTTTGCTCGCCATTTCGCCTGTGAAGGGGCTTGCAGGTCCGATTGAAAAAGTGGAAGCAGCAGACGAGTACACGCTCAAGGTGCATTTTAGCCAACCGTTTGCCCCATTTGTTAACGTCATTGTCGGCGGATTAGTCTCGCCTCTTGACGCCAAAAAGGCAAAAGAATTAGGAGATGGCTTCTCAGATAATCCATCTGCAACGGGGCCGATTATCTTTGACAAACGCGAGCGAGGTGCATCGCTCACCTACAAGAAAAATCCTGATTATAACTGGGGACCGGAGTACGCTGCCAACAAAGGCCCTCTGCAGTTTGACAGCATGATGTTTCGACTTATGAAAGACGACGATACGCGGCTGATGGAATTCAAAAAGGGTACGGTCCATGTGTTATATGATGCGCCGCCGAACTCGGTTGCGGAGCTTGAGACACTGCCCGGAGTCAATATTGAGAAAGTGATGGACGTTGGAAACAAATACATCGCTTTTAACAACAAGCACCCGTTGTTTTCAGATGTCCGTCTGCGCAAAGCAGTAGCCCTCTCCGTAGATCGCGATCCACTTGTTCAGGTAGCGTTGAACGGATTTGGCAAGCCGGTCTATGGTCCATTGGCACCCACGATTTATGGCTACAGTGAAGCGATTGAAAGCAAGGCGAAGCAGTTGTATACGAGAGATTTAGGCAAAGCCAAGCAGTTGCTGGCGGAAGCAGGCTGGACGGACAGGAATGGGGATGGCATCGTAGATAAGGACGGAAAACCGTTGTCTGTAGAAATGCTCGTCTCTCAAGAGCCAGCGTTTCAGCGAGCGGTGCAGATTTTGCAGAGCCAGTTGAAAGAAGCAGGTATTGATATGAAAATCAGCGTACAAGAAATGACGACTATAAAAGATCGCATTTCGAAAAAGTCGTATGACATGGCTTTGATGTACTACGGCTGGTTTGATGCAGATATCTTGTACCTCATCTTTGAAAAGAGCAATTCAACAAGCCGTACTCATTACACGAACCCTGAGTTGGATGTTTTACTGAACAAAGGACGTCTGGAAATGAATGAGCAGGCGCGTCTCAAGATTTACGAAGATGCACAGGAGATTTTGCTGAATGACCTGCCGTGGGTTCCGTTATGGGTGAGCGAGACAGTGGTAGCGACACGTGGTGTCAAAGGCTTTACGGTCAACCCGTACACGCAGGGCATTACGTTGCATGATGTCACGCTCGAAAAATAG
- a CDS encoding MurR/RpiR family transcriptional regulator, whose translation MIMESVQERIRKHYPELTNQQKLAAKYILAEPKTVALQPAKVVGALSGTSETTIIRLSYALAYSGYSELQNEIRSSLLEKVPKADAIHSFRTAAVEMKGKQDLISYNMEQDVAYIRQTLGELQKDHLLQAVLSIMAAKHILVVGFRSSYAPAHWLAFTLNVVRGNAHLYNGPVDDVNYLLTQINQEWLVIALSFPRYTSETILFAKAAKERGAKIIGITDDELSPIGPVADQILKVTAPAPTALKGMTAIFSMLNILISGVVQADGEQVQQRLKEYEETSRQIYPFVEGTEV comes from the coding sequence ATGATCATGGAATCCGTACAGGAGCGCATCCGCAAGCATTATCCGGAATTGACCAACCAACAAAAACTCGCAGCCAAATACATTCTCGCCGAGCCGAAAACCGTTGCACTGCAACCAGCCAAAGTTGTCGGGGCATTGAGCGGCACAAGCGAAACGACAATCATCCGACTATCTTACGCTCTCGCCTACTCCGGGTACAGCGAATTGCAAAATGAGATACGCAGCTCCTTATTGGAAAAGGTTCCAAAAGCTGATGCCATCCACAGTTTCCGAACAGCGGCTGTGGAGATGAAGGGAAAACAAGACCTGATTTCTTATAACATGGAGCAGGATGTTGCGTATATTCGGCAAACGTTAGGGGAGCTGCAAAAGGACCATCTTTTGCAAGCGGTTTTAAGTATTATGGCAGCCAAACACATTCTCGTTGTAGGGTTTCGCAGCTCCTATGCTCCAGCCCATTGGCTCGCCTTTACGCTGAATGTCGTCAGAGGAAACGCACATCTGTACAATGGGCCAGTTGATGACGTCAACTATCTGTTGACCCAGATCAATCAGGAGTGGCTCGTGATCGCACTCTCCTTCCCCCGTTATACGAGTGAAACGATCCTTTTTGCAAAAGCAGCCAAAGAGAGAGGCGCCAAAATCATCGGGATTACAGACGATGAGCTATCTCCGATTGGGCCGGTAGCCGACCAAATTTTGAAAGTCACCGCACCTGCTCCTACTGCCTTAAAAGGAATGACGGCGATCTTTTCCATGCTGAATATTTTGATCAGTGGTGTGGTTCAAGCTGATGGCGAACAGGTACAACAAAGACTGAAAGAATACGAAGAGACAAGTCGACAAATATACCCGTTTGTGGAAGGGACAGAAGTGTAA
- a CDS encoding M81 family metallopeptidase gives MKVIIGGIAHETNTFSNVPTTLEMFQSYEWDYHETIVNRNRGVRNFPGGMVDRAEELGIELLPTFLTFTYPAGTILREAYDRIKKELLDTIAATEGADAICLGLHGAGVVEGMDDLEGDILASVRQLVGYDIPLIVTLDLHANMTQKMVDEADALLGVHLYPHVDCYERGMEAIDLAHKMVTEGIKPTMHLTRLPLLIPTSATHHSPAREINEACWAWEKEEGVIDCAFFHGFPYTDIPELGVSVLSVTNNDQELAKKVSEDVASLIWEKRDEFELNMPTPAEGIAMALETEGMPIVINETSDNPGGGTPGDGTHLLRAMLDAQLTNACFGFIYDPEVVQIAHQAGVGATIQLSLGGKTDYLHGEPLEVTAYIKALTDGKFIATTPMGQGGHENFGKSVRLQINGVDVLVCSVKSQVLDEQIFLLHGIDVTKYKIVALKSSTHFRASFEPISARVITVDSPGLTTLNFRFFKYERAIRPIYPLDPATEWNLHQLTRK, from the coding sequence ATGAAGGTGATTATTGGTGGGATTGCGCATGAAACGAATACGTTTTCCAATGTGCCTACGACGCTCGAGATGTTTCAAAGCTATGAGTGGGATTATCATGAAACGATTGTGAATCGCAATCGGGGCGTTCGCAACTTTCCGGGTGGGATGGTGGATCGCGCCGAAGAGCTGGGCATCGAGCTACTTCCGACCTTTCTCACCTTTACGTATCCAGCCGGGACGATTTTGCGGGAAGCGTATGACCGGATTAAAAAGGAGCTTCTTGACACGATTGCTGCGACAGAAGGGGCAGATGCCATTTGTCTGGGGCTTCACGGAGCAGGGGTCGTAGAAGGAATGGATGACCTGGAAGGCGACATTCTGGCATCAGTGCGTCAGTTGGTCGGTTATGACATTCCCTTAATTGTTACGCTCGACCTCCATGCAAACATGACACAAAAAATGGTGGATGAGGCCGACGCGCTCCTGGGTGTTCACCTCTACCCGCATGTGGATTGCTATGAACGCGGAATGGAAGCGATCGATCTTGCGCACAAGATGGTTACGGAAGGTATCAAGCCGACCATGCATTTGACCCGACTGCCACTCTTGATTCCGACATCAGCTACTCACCATTCCCCGGCACGCGAAATTAACGAAGCCTGCTGGGCATGGGAAAAGGAAGAAGGCGTCATCGACTGTGCATTCTTCCACGGATTTCCGTACACGGACATTCCAGAGCTGGGCGTTTCAGTTTTGAGCGTGACGAATAACGATCAGGAGCTCGCCAAAAAAGTGAGCGAGGATGTCGCCAGTCTGATTTGGGAAAAGCGGGATGAATTCGAGCTGAACATGCCCACTCCTGCCGAGGGAATTGCGATGGCACTGGAAACGGAAGGCATGCCCATCGTCATCAATGAGACCTCAGATAATCCAGGCGGAGGCACACCCGGAGACGGAACGCATTTACTGCGGGCCATGCTGGATGCCCAGCTGACAAATGCATGCTTTGGTTTTATTTACGATCCCGAAGTGGTCCAGATTGCCCATCAGGCTGGAGTAGGCGCTACCATCCAACTATCACTGGGTGGAAAGACAGACTACTTGCATGGAGAACCACTTGAAGTAACAGCCTACATCAAAGCTTTGACCGATGGAAAATTCATTGCGACGACGCCGATGGGCCAAGGGGGTCATGAGAATTTTGGCAAGTCCGTTCGTTTGCAAATTAACGGGGTTGATGTACTGGTTTGCTCCGTGAAATCGCAAGTGCTGGATGAGCAAATTTTTCTGTTGCACGGAATTGATGTGACCAAATACAAGATCGTTGCTTTGAAATCAAGCACACATTTCCGGGCATCCTTCGAACCGATCAGCGCACGCGTCATTACCGTCGATTCGCCGGGACTGACGACGCTCAACTTCCGCTTCTTCAAATACGAGCGCGCCATTCGTCCGATTTATCCGTTAGACCCAGCCACAGAGTGGAACCTACATCAATTGACAAGGAAGTAG
- the codY gene encoding GTP-sensing pleiotropic transcriptional regulator CodY: MNLLEKTRKINVMLQKTMGGSGVGFQDLARLLSEVISANVYIITADGSILGSGMNQEISLQEEGRSSTQLQEGVHQKLLEVTQTLANESITSPYSLVPKELNSIFPQMMTTIVPINAGGSRLGTLVLLRAYGQFETEDLILGEIGATVIGMKIVRQRTEQIENEVRDKTFAKIALSSLSYSEQIAIEKIMEQLDAREGLLVASQLADQAGLTRSVIVNALRKLASAGVLESRSLGMKGTYIKVLNDKFPSELAKWKTS; this comes from the coding sequence ATGAATTTGTTAGAAAAAACGCGAAAAATTAATGTGATGCTTCAAAAAACAATGGGTGGCAGCGGTGTAGGCTTCCAAGATCTCGCAAGGCTTTTATCTGAAGTGATTTCTGCAAATGTTTACATCATTACCGCAGATGGTTCGATCCTGGGAAGTGGAATGAATCAGGAGATTTCCCTGCAAGAAGAAGGTCGTTCATCCACGCAACTACAGGAAGGTGTACATCAGAAGCTGCTGGAAGTTACACAAACCTTGGCGAACGAGTCGATTACCAGTCCGTACAGCCTGGTTCCAAAAGAGTTGAATTCGATCTTCCCGCAAATGATGACGACGATTGTTCCTATCAATGCAGGGGGAAGCCGTCTTGGCACATTAGTCCTGCTGCGTGCTTACGGTCAGTTTGAAACAGAGGATCTGATTTTGGGTGAGATCGGTGCTACCGTGATCGGTATGAAAATCGTTCGTCAGCGCACAGAACAGATTGAAAATGAAGTGCGCGACAAAACATTTGCGAAAATCGCACTCTCTTCGCTGTCCTATAGCGAACAGATCGCGATTGAAAAAATTATGGAGCAATTGGATGCACGTGAAGGCTTGCTGGTAGCGAGTCAGCTTGCAGATCAAGCAGGTCTGACACGTTCTGTCATCGTGAACGCTCTTCGCAAGCTGGCAAGCGCGGGTGTGCTGGAATCCCGTTCGTTAGGGATGAAGGGTACATATATCAAAGTGTTGAATGACAAATTCCCATCTGAATTGGCGAAATGGAAAACCTCATAA
- a CDS encoding sporulation protein produces the protein MSMFKKLLASVGIGSAQVDARLEQDSLIPGDMVRGEVHIKGGDVAQEIDEIYMYVVTHYEREINDSKTKEECTLVKYRLSERVQLKPKEETVLPFAFQLPYETPLTMGRQPVYLRTGLDIKNAIDPGDSDFIEVRPHPLMSKVLDAVQQIGFQLYKVDCEYNRHLGRNHPFIQEFEFRPTGPYRSQLEELEVVFYLRDGELEVLLELDKRARGFMGAFEEAFNLDERYIRFRLTNADVNKHTHVIAEAIEALIKQQLR, from the coding sequence ATGTCCATGTTCAAAAAATTATTGGCTAGTGTAGGTATTGGCTCTGCGCAAGTAGATGCACGTCTTGAGCAGGATTCACTCATTCCCGGAGATATGGTCAGAGGTGAGGTCCATATCAAGGGAGGAGATGTCGCCCAGGAAATCGACGAAATCTACATGTATGTCGTCACACACTATGAAAGAGAAATCAACGACTCTAAGACGAAGGAAGAATGCACACTTGTAAAATATCGTCTGTCTGAGCGGGTACAATTGAAACCGAAAGAAGAAACCGTTCTGCCATTCGCTTTTCAATTGCCGTATGAGACGCCATTGACGATGGGGCGTCAACCCGTTTACTTGCGGACAGGTCTTGATATTAAAAATGCGATTGACCCGGGGGATTCCGATTTCATCGAGGTTCGCCCACATCCGTTAATGTCCAAAGTGTTGGATGCTGTTCAACAGATCGGATTCCAGCTATATAAGGTAGACTGCGAATACAATCGTCACCTTGGTCGCAATCATCCGTTTATACAGGAATTTGAATTCCGTCCGACAGGGCCATACCGTAGCCAATTGGAGGAGCTCGAAGTTGTCTTCTACCTCCGCGATGGCGAATTGGAAGTTTTATTGGAACTGGATAAACGTGCACGAGGCTTTATGGGAGCATTTGAAGAAGCGTTTAATCTCGATGAACGCTATATTCGTTTCCGCTTAACGAATGCAGACGTGAACAAACATACGCATGTCATTGCAGAAGCGATTGAAGCACTCATTAAGCAGCAGCTTCGCTAG
- a CDS encoding YtrH family sporulation protein, translated as MAQVILTFFVAYGIVVGGALSGGVGAFLTEKPPLLSMAQLADQLKIWGLVGALGGTFDSFLQIEKILMGNLTPVFKQLVMIVVAFLGAHIGTICVHWLVQVRS; from the coding sequence ATGGCACAAGTCATTTTGACGTTTTTCGTGGCTTATGGCATTGTGGTCGGCGGCGCTCTTTCAGGTGGGGTGGGTGCATTTCTCACAGAAAAGCCTCCGCTGCTATCTATGGCCCAATTGGCTGACCAGCTCAAAATATGGGGATTGGTTGGGGCATTGGGTGGAACCTTCGATTCGTTTTTGCAGATCGAAAAAATACTGATGGGAAATTTGACACCTGTCTTTAAACAGCTTGTGATGATCGTCGTCGCATTCTTGGGTGCCCATATCGGAACGATTTGTGTGCATTGGCTGGTACAGGTGCGCTCATGA
- a CDS encoding MFS transporter, which produces MTASTGSLLRNKPYLLLLIVVFFMHMTSYLVIPVFPVFLQKVRVLSLSQVGIILAVGSITYQIGSLAGGLMSDRWGRRSILALGAFLQGCAMAGYHFSHSYGLFLLFSSVNGLGLGLLAPTIKAMIADEVDESQRTTAFSWRGILAHSGIIVAGLVITWMTAGGKQPFLVAAFVYGALAVFSRFILPDDRCVGTDCKQTPIKEYRHILTHRSFLLFSVISLLIWAVYAQFAMILPLRGEHVLHSATMIGLIWTINSLSVVVLQGLISRFVLQRINPYLSVTMGTILLGTGLTLMGWANHFLTLCGAALLFILGEMLFMPMLDSLVTHFAKEEWLGAYFGFSNFVSGLGTALGTGLGGAMVEKLGGVGSKYPWIGYGVITLFLAAILGLFAVYAIPRHKNNVLDSPSKNRRKEGAT; this is translated from the coding sequence ATGACAGCCTCTACTGGATCTCTGTTACGCAACAAGCCTTACTTGCTGTTACTGATAGTCGTCTTTTTCATGCACATGACCTCTTATCTGGTCATTCCCGTCTTCCCAGTCTTTTTGCAAAAGGTACGGGTTCTTTCTCTCTCCCAAGTCGGCATCATTTTGGCTGTGGGAAGCATCACATACCAAATCGGAAGCCTGGCAGGCGGCTTGATGTCCGATCGCTGGGGCAGACGCTCCATCCTAGCCTTGGGGGCATTTCTTCAAGGCTGTGCCATGGCAGGCTATCACTTCAGCCATTCTTATGGTCTCTTCTTGTTATTCTCCTCTGTCAACGGTTTGGGTCTTGGCCTGCTCGCTCCTACCATTAAAGCCATGATCGCGGATGAAGTGGATGAGAGCCAAAGAACCACTGCCTTCTCGTGGAGAGGGATACTCGCTCACAGCGGGATCATTGTCGCGGGCTTGGTCATTACGTGGATGACAGCGGGTGGGAAACAGCCATTTCTCGTTGCAGCCTTTGTGTACGGAGCACTTGCTGTCTTTTCTCGCTTCATCCTTCCCGATGATCGCTGTGTGGGAACAGATTGCAAGCAAACCCCGATCAAGGAGTATCGTCACATCTTGACCCATCGCAGCTTTCTGCTTTTTTCCGTGATCTCACTCTTAATCTGGGCGGTCTACGCTCAATTCGCTATGATCCTGCCACTGCGGGGAGAGCATGTCCTGCATTCTGCTACGATGATTGGTCTCATCTGGACGATTAACTCGCTCAGTGTCGTCGTCTTGCAAGGGTTGATCTCACGCTTTGTTCTACAGCGCATCAATCCGTACTTGTCTGTCACGATGGGAACGATCTTGTTGGGTACAGGGCTTACGCTCATGGGATGGGCGAACCATTTTCTCACATTGTGCGGGGCAGCGCTTCTTTTCATTTTGGGTGAGATGCTGTTTATGCCGATGCTGGACAGTCTCGTCACTCATTTCGCAAAAGAAGAATGGCTCGGAGCATACTTCGGCTTTTCCAATTTCGTATCTGGTCTTGGGACGGCTCTTGGGACGGGATTGGGTGGAGCAATGGTTGAAAAGCTAGGGGGCGTCGGCAGTAAATATCCGTGGATTGGCTATGGAGTGATTACGCTGTTTTTGGCGGCCATTCTTGGTCTGTTTGCCGTATATGCAATTCCCCGCCACAAAAACAATGTGCTTGACTCACCCTCAAAAAATCGCAGAAAGGAGGGGGCCACATGA
- a CDS encoding M42 family metallopeptidase, which translates to MENKFQVELWNRLTQAPGAPGFEGPVREIMREYISSYTSELMYDNLGSIFGVMRGNENGPKIMVAGHMDEVGFMVTRISDKGFISFQTLGGWWGQVLLAQRVQIITDNGPVEGVISSIPPHVLSDDQRNRPMDIRNMYIDIGVDSREEAEQVGIRAGQQIVPVCPLQVMANPRRIMAKAWDNRYGCSLAVELAKELHEKPDHPNVVYVGATVQEELSGQRGAKTAAASIDPDLFLALDASPATDIPGVKDDGGKLGGGLLMRIYDPMYVMPVGLRELLISTCEEENIPYQIYVAKGGTDAGVVQYHGKGVPSAVIGIPSRYIHSHASIIDREDYEAAKRLLFSVIRKLDRATWESILPR; encoded by the coding sequence ATGGAAAATAAATTTCAGGTTGAACTGTGGAACCGTTTGACGCAAGCACCAGGAGCGCCTGGCTTCGAAGGTCCGGTACGCGAGATTATGCGGGAATACATAAGCAGCTATACGAGTGAACTCATGTACGACAATTTGGGCAGTATTTTTGGTGTGATGCGTGGTAACGAGAACGGTCCGAAAATTATGGTAGCGGGTCACATGGACGAAGTCGGCTTCATGGTTACTCGAATTTCTGATAAAGGATTTATTTCATTCCAGACGTTGGGAGGCTGGTGGGGGCAGGTCCTGCTCGCGCAACGTGTACAAATTATTACGGACAATGGACCGGTCGAAGGCGTAATCAGCTCGATCCCGCCGCATGTCTTGAGCGACGATCAGCGCAATCGCCCGATGGATATACGCAACATGTACATTGATATCGGCGTGGATTCACGTGAGGAAGCAGAACAGGTAGGGATACGGGCTGGCCAGCAAATCGTTCCGGTTTGTCCGTTGCAGGTCATGGCCAATCCGCGCCGCATCATGGCTAAAGCATGGGATAATCGCTATGGTTGCAGTTTGGCAGTGGAGCTCGCAAAAGAGTTGCACGAAAAACCCGATCATCCGAATGTCGTCTACGTCGGGGCCACTGTACAGGAAGAATTGTCCGGGCAGCGCGGCGCGAAAACTGCCGCTGCGTCCATTGATCCAGATTTGTTCTTGGCATTGGATGCGAGTCCAGCCACAGACATACCAGGTGTAAAAGATGACGGTGGCAAGCTCGGCGGTGGACTTTTGATGCGCATCTACGATCCGATGTACGTCATGCCGGTAGGATTGCGTGAGCTTCTTATCTCCACGTGTGAAGAAGAGAACATTCCGTACCAGATTTATGTGGCAAAAGGTGGGACGGATGCAGGGGTCGTACAGTACCATGGCAAGGGAGTGCCGTCTGCCGTTATTGGAATTCCTTCCCGATACATTCACAGCCATGCTTCGATCATTGATCGCGAGGATTACGAGGCAGCCAAGCGTCTCTTGTTCAGTGTCATTCGCAAGCTGGACCGTGCGACGTGGGAATCCATTTTGCCGAGATAA
- a CDS encoding GNAT family N-acetyltransferase has product MAITLRKLAEISEIEQLEAMEGQIWDPSTAIPHHMTLTMQKFGGLFLGAFDGEEMIGFLYSFPGFTNGEPHLCSHMLGFLPEYRKQGLGVQMKWLQKDEAAAAGYSKITWTYDPLETVNGVLNIAKLGGIVRTYLPNCYGQLDDDFNRGLPTDRFLVEWFIGSDRVESRQAGKNSTPSFEQAPDLLRLEIKDGIPHPIEIDLSCEEPIVLLPVPAFFQDVKRADMAVASLWREMTRELFTSYFAKGYVVSNILRGQSTVRYVLEKQPLTDILGASSSRS; this is encoded by the coding sequence ATGGCAATCACGTTACGAAAGTTGGCCGAAATCAGTGAAATTGAGCAATTAGAAGCAATGGAGGGGCAAATATGGGACCCATCTACTGCTATTCCCCACCATATGACACTCACCATGCAAAAGTTTGGCGGTCTGTTTTTAGGGGCGTTCGATGGCGAGGAAATGATCGGCTTTTTGTACAGCTTCCCGGGCTTCACCAACGGAGAGCCCCATCTTTGTTCGCACATGCTCGGCTTTTTGCCAGAGTATCGCAAGCAAGGGCTGGGCGTACAAATGAAATGGCTGCAAAAAGATGAAGCGGCGGCAGCAGGCTATTCCAAAATAACATGGACGTACGATCCGCTTGAAACCGTAAACGGTGTTCTGAACATAGCCAAGCTCGGCGGTATCGTTCGCACTTACTTGCCAAACTGCTACGGACAGCTCGATGACGACTTCAATCGTGGACTGCCAACAGACCGTTTCCTCGTGGAATGGTTTATCGGAAGCGATCGTGTGGAATCGCGTCAGGCAGGGAAGAACTCTACTCCCTCTTTTGAACAGGCGCCTGACCTGTTGCGTTTAGAAATCAAGGATGGTATTCCACATCCCATCGAAATAGATTTGTCATGCGAAGAGCCTATTGTACTGCTCCCTGTCCCTGCCTTCTTCCAGGATGTAAAACGAGCAGATATGGCCGTCGCTTCCTTGTGGAGAGAGATGACGCGAGAATTGTTCACTTCGTATTTTGCCAAAGGATATGTCGTCTCGAATATCCTCCGTGGTCAATCCACCGTACGTTACGTCTTAGAAAAGCAGCCATTGACTGATATTTTAGGTGCCTCGTCCTCTCGATCCTAA
- a CDS encoding NAD(P)/FAD-dependent oxidoreductase, translating into MNRSQYNYDVIIIGGGPSGLMSAIAASGQGARVCLVEKGSKLGRKLIISGGGRCNVTNAKEQDELIKQMPGNGRFMYSALTQFGNREIIQFFEEIGVALKEEDRGRMFPVTDKAVTVAQALIDLLKRQSATIHLNAAVKEVLYSEGRVGGIMLQSGEKITAPCVIIAVGGCSVPQTGSTGDGYAWAKAAGHTITELYPTEVPLTANDSFIRDKSIQGLSLRDITMTLYAPNGKKINTQEGDMIFTHFGISGPASLRMGHYVSVSQRKYGAVPLSLTIDLMPDRTAEEIMAESWQLIEEQPKKAVKNAIKGFLPERIIPLLLTMAGISEETTYSHMKKQEWSTFTSLIKTFPLTITGTLSLEEAFITGGGVSVKEIDPRSMRSKLMDGLYFAGEVMDVHAHTGGYNITIAFSSGHSAGTHSAQEAFEFFYENDV; encoded by the coding sequence ATGAATCGATCACAATACAATTATGACGTTATCATCATAGGCGGCGGCCCCTCTGGGCTGATGTCTGCTATTGCTGCTTCTGGTCAAGGAGCAAGAGTTTGTCTCGTGGAAAAAGGCTCGAAACTCGGACGCAAGCTCATCATTTCTGGTGGCGGTCGCTGTAATGTAACCAATGCCAAGGAGCAAGATGAATTAATCAAACAAATGCCGGGAAATGGCCGCTTCATGTACAGTGCTCTCACCCAATTCGGCAACCGGGAGATCATCCAGTTTTTTGAGGAGATAGGTGTCGCGTTAAAAGAAGAGGATCGGGGCCGTATGTTTCCCGTCACAGATAAAGCTGTGACAGTCGCTCAAGCGTTGATTGATTTATTGAAGCGCCAAAGTGCCACCATCCATTTAAATGCCGCTGTAAAAGAAGTTCTCTATTCGGAAGGGAGAGTCGGCGGCATCATGCTTCAGTCCGGTGAGAAAATCACCGCGCCTTGTGTGATTATTGCTGTCGGAGGCTGTTCTGTACCACAGACAGGGTCTACAGGCGATGGCTATGCATGGGCGAAAGCAGCCGGGCACACGATCACAGAGCTGTATCCTACTGAAGTACCGCTTACAGCCAATGACTCTTTTATTCGCGATAAATCCATTCAGGGTCTGTCGCTGCGTGATATCACGATGACCTTGTATGCGCCCAATGGGAAAAAGATCAACACTCAAGAAGGCGATATGATCTTCACTCATTTCGGAATATCAGGACCCGCCTCCCTGCGAATGGGGCACTATGTCTCTGTGTCGCAACGAAAATACGGAGCGGTACCTCTATCTCTGACGATCGATCTCATGCCTGACAGAACGGCCGAGGAAATCATGGCAGAAAGCTGGCAACTGATTGAGGAGCAGCCAAAAAAGGCAGTAAAAAATGCAATCAAAGGCTTCCTCCCCGAACGGATTATTCCCCTCTTGCTTACGATGGCAGGAATTTCGGAAGAAACGACCTACAGCCATATGAAGAAACAAGAGTGGAGCACGTTCACGAGCTTGATCAAAACTTTTCCACTCACGATTACGGGAACGCTCTCTCTTGAGGAAGCGTTCATTACAGGTGGCGGCGTGAGCGTGAAAGAGATCGATCCACGTTCGATGAGATCCAAGCTCATGGATGGGCTGTATTTTGCTGGTGAGGTTATGGACGTCCACGCCCATACCGGTGGCTACAACATCACTATCGCCTTTTCGTCCGGCCATTCTGCGGGTACACATAGTGCGCAGGAAGCATTTGAATTTTTTTACGAGAATGACGTTTAG